One Chordicoccus furentiruminis DNA window includes the following coding sequences:
- a CDS encoding xanthine phosphoribosyltransferase, whose product MKALEEKIRRDGQVRPGNILKVDSFLNHQMDISFINEIGKEFYRLFGDRPITKIITVEASGIGIACITAQYFHVPVVFAKKSQSLNLDGSLYITKIRSYTHSRVYDVILSKKFLTSDDHVLIIDDFLANGCAVNGLIDIIQMAGATLEGVGICIEKGFQDGGRELRARGVNLKSLAIVRSMTDTDIEFEEQDE is encoded by the coding sequence ATGAAGGCACTCGAGGAGAAGATCCGCAGGGACGGCCAGGTTCGGCCGGGAAATATTCTGAAGGTAGACAGTTTTCTTAATCATCAGATGGACATCAGCTTCATCAACGAAATCGGAAAAGAGTTCTATCGCCTGTTCGGCGACCGCCCGATCACAAAGATCATCACGGTAGAAGCATCCGGTATCGGCATCGCCTGCATCACTGCGCAGTATTTTCACGTACCCGTTGTCTTCGCGAAAAAGTCCCAGAGCCTCAATCTGGACGGAAGCCTCTACATCACCAAAATCCGCAGCTACACCCACAGCCGCGTCTACGATGTCATCCTCTCGAAGAAGTTTCTCACGAGCGATGACCATGTTCTGATCATTGACGACTTCCTCGCAAACGGCTGCGCAGTCAACGGGCTGATCGATATCATCCAGATGGCCGGGGCCACGCTGGAGGGTGTGGGGATCTGTATCGAGAAGGGCTTTCAGGACGGCGGCCGCGAGCTTCGCGCACGCGGTGTCAATCTGAAATCTCTGGCCATCGTCCGCTCGATGACCGATACCGACATCGAGTTTGAGGAGCAGGACGAGTGA
- a CDS encoding HPr family phosphocarrier protein, whose protein sequence is MAEYTVRLTQKEVPDFVHAAEHCDCDVDIFYNRFIVDAKSILGVLSLDLSRPLTVRTAVKVPSFEREIRRFAVA, encoded by the coding sequence ATGGCAGAATATACTGTAAGGCTGACACAGAAGGAAGTGCCGGATTTTGTCCATGCTGCTGAGCACTGTGACTGCGATGTCGATATTTTCTATAACAGATTTATTGTTGACGCAAAGTCCATACTCGGCGTGCTCAGCCTGGATCTTTCCAGACCGCTTACGGTGCGGACCGCGGTGAAGGTTCCGTCGTTTGAGCGTGAGATCCGCAGATTCGCGGTGGCCTGA